From the Leptolyngbya sp. O-77 genome, one window contains:
- the ppc gene encoding phosphoenolpyruvate carboxylase, which yields MSSILHSSDDAFSTGTATEDRDDQPLSATDLFLRHRLKLVEELWESVLQQECGQQLVDLLQQLRLVCSPEGQAPEEGEAIALAVIEKLDLNDAIRAARAFALYFQLINIVEQHYEQRGQQQQYRASYDVATASDDKQNGSDTQTAGLSADMLERSLREETALRREMSTFRGLFPKLANLNVPPRQIQNLIDNLDIRLVFTAHPTEIVRHTIRDKQRRIAKILRQLDTAEDSMRMLGLTSSWETETLREQLTEEIRLWWRTDELHQFKPTVLDEVDYALHYFQEVLFDVIPHLYYRFRSALKATFPGLHPPRYNFCKFGSWVGSDRDGNPSVTPEITWKTACYQRNLVLAKYIQSVKHLINLLSLSLHWSDVLPDLLESLEQDQAQMPEVYEQLAIRYRQEPYRLKLSYIQKRLENTCERSRKLYNGDYFNDESPDYNPATLYRSGDEFLADLQLIRRNLEETGLTCRDLENLICQVEIYGFNLAHLDIRQESGRHSDAIAEIAEYLQILPKSYHEMTEEERSHWLATELKTRRPLIPSELPFSEKTCETIQTFRMVRKLHQEFGPAICQTYVISMSHHASDLLEVLLLAKEAGIYDPATGSGAINVVPLFETVEDLLRAPAVMKELFELPLYRAYLSGGYAERQQEETGQKVDIAGSRSTLPQRASLQEIMLGYSDSNKDSGFLSSNWEIHKAQQSLQAMAETYGISLRIFHGRGGSVGRGGGPAYEAILAQPGRSIDGRIKITEQGEVLASKYNLPELALYNLETITAAVVQASLLRNGFDDIQPWHEIMEELATRSRSHYRSLIYEQPDFVDFFHQVTPIEEISQLQISSRPARRGGKKDLGSLRAIPWVFSWTQTRFLLPSWYGVGTAINEFLQEEPEENLKLLRYFYYKWPFFKMVISKCEMTLSKVDLQIANHYVQQLSQPEDRERFERLFEQIRDEYHLTKGLVLAIAGHERLLDGDPDLQRSVQLRNSTIVPLGFLQVSLLKRLRQHKTSAASGVIRSRYSRGELLRGALLTINGIAAGMRNTG from the coding sequence ATGAGTTCCATCCTCCACTCGTCGGATGATGCCTTCAGCACCGGCACCGCCACAGAAGATCGAGACGATCAGCCTCTTTCAGCTACGGATCTGTTTCTTCGCCATCGGCTGAAGCTAGTTGAAGAACTGTGGGAGTCAGTGCTTCAGCAAGAGTGTGGGCAGCAGTTGGTAGACCTATTGCAGCAACTGCGCTTGGTCTGCTCCCCTGAAGGACAAGCCCCCGAAGAGGGGGAGGCGATCGCCTTAGCGGTCATCGAGAAGCTTGATTTAAACGACGCAATTCGTGCCGCCCGTGCTTTTGCCCTTTATTTTCAGCTGATCAATATCGTCGAACAGCACTACGAACAGCGTGGACAGCAGCAGCAATATCGCGCCTCCTACGACGTAGCCACAGCCTCCGACGACAAGCAAAACGGCTCCGACACCCAAACTGCCGGACTCAGTGCTGATATGCTAGAGCGCAGCCTGCGAGAAGAAACCGCACTGCGCCGAGAAATGAGTACGTTTCGGGGTCTGTTTCCCAAGCTGGCCAACCTTAACGTGCCGCCACGCCAAATCCAAAACCTGATCGACAACCTTGACATTCGCCTCGTCTTCACTGCCCACCCCACAGAAATCGTCCGCCACACCATCCGCGACAAACAGCGCCGCATCGCCAAAATCCTGCGCCAGCTCGACACTGCCGAAGACAGTATGCGGATGCTGGGGCTGACTTCTTCCTGGGAAACGGAAACCCTGCGAGAACAGTTGACCGAAGAAATTCGCCTGTGGTGGCGCACCGACGAGTTGCACCAGTTCAAACCAACGGTGCTAGATGAAGTAGACTACGCGCTGCACTACTTCCAAGAAGTCCTGTTTGATGTGATTCCGCACCTTTACTACCGCTTCCGTTCGGCGCTAAAGGCCACCTTTCCAGGGTTGCATCCGCCCCGCTACAACTTCTGCAAGTTTGGCTCCTGGGTCGGGTCTGACCGCGACGGCAACCCGTCCGTCACCCCGGAAATCACCTGGAAAACCGCCTGCTATCAGCGCAATCTGGTGCTGGCGAAATACATCCAGTCGGTGAAGCACTTGATCAACCTGCTGAGCCTGTCGCTGCACTGGAGCGATGTCTTGCCCGACCTGCTAGAGTCGCTAGAGCAAGACCAGGCGCAAATGCCTGAAGTCTATGAGCAGCTTGCCATCCGCTATCGACAGGAACCCTATCGCCTGAAGCTGAGCTACATCCAAAAGCGGCTGGAAAACACCTGCGAACGCAGCCGCAAGCTCTACAACGGCGACTATTTCAACGACGAGTCTCCGGACTACAACCCGGCGACGCTCTATCGCTCCGGTGACGAGTTTCTGGCAGATCTACAGTTGATTCGCAGGAATCTTGAGGAAACGGGGCTAACCTGCCGTGATTTAGAGAATTTGATTTGTCAGGTGGAAATTTACGGCTTTAACCTGGCGCATCTGGACATTCGCCAGGAGAGCGGTCGCCACTCGGATGCGATCGCCGAAATCGCGGAATACCTGCAAATTCTGCCCAAGTCTTACCACGAGATGACGGAGGAGGAGCGATCGCACTGGCTGGCCACCGAGCTAAAAACCCGTCGCCCGCTAATCCCGTCGGAACTGCCTTTCTCCGAAAAAACCTGCGAAACCATCCAAACCTTCCGCATGGTTCGCAAGCTGCATCAAGAGTTTGGCCCCGCGATTTGCCAGACCTACGTCATCAGCATGAGCCACCACGCCAGCGACCTGCTGGAAGTGCTGCTCCTGGCAAAAGAGGCAGGCATCTACGACCCCGCCACGGGCAGCGGCGCAATCAACGTAGTGCCGCTGTTTGAAACGGTAGAAGACCTGCTCCGCGCTCCGGCAGTGATGAAGGAGCTATTTGAGCTGCCGCTCTATCGGGCATATCTGTCGGGCGGCTATGCCGAGCGCCAGCAAGAAGAGACAGGGCAAAAGGTGGATATTGCAGGCTCCAGGAGTACGCTGCCGCAGCGAGCCTCACTCCAGGAAATCATGCTGGGCTATTCCGACAGTAATAAAGACTCCGGCTTCCTCAGCAGCAATTGGGAAATCCACAAGGCCCAGCAGTCGTTGCAAGCGATGGCCGAAACCTACGGTATCTCCCTCCGGATCTTCCACGGGCGCGGCGGTTCCGTGGGGCGCGGCGGTGGGCCGGCCTATGAAGCGATTCTGGCTCAGCCGGGTCGCAGCATCGACGGCCGCATCAAAATTACAGAACAAGGCGAGGTGTTGGCCTCGAAATATAACCTGCCGGAACTGGCGCTGTATAACCTAGAAACCATCACGGCGGCGGTGGTGCAGGCGAGCCTGCTGCGAAACGGGTTCGACGATATCCAGCCGTGGCACGAAATTATGGAGGAACTGGCGACGCGATCGCGCTCCCACTACCGCTCCTTGATCTACGAACAGCCGGATTTTGTTGATTTCTTCCACCAGGTCACGCCGATTGAAGAAATCAGCCAGCTTCAAATTAGCTCCCGGCCCGCTCGGCGCGGCGGAAAAAAAGACCTGGGCAGCCTGCGGGCCATTCCCTGGGTGTTTAGCTGGACGCAGACGCGCTTCCTGCTGCCCTCCTGGTATGGCGTGGGCACGGCGATTAACGAATTCCTGCAAGAGGAGCCAGAGGAAAACCTGAAGCTGTTGCGCTACTTCTATTACAAGTGGCCCTTCTTTAAGATGGTGATTTCCAAATGCGAAATGACCCTTTCAAAGGTAGACTTGCAGATTGCTAACCATTACGTTCAGCAGTTGTCGCAGCCCGAAGATCGGGAGCGCTTCGAGCGGCTATTTGAGCAAATCCGCGACGAATATCATCTGACGAAGGGGCTAGTGCTGGCGATCGCCGGCCATGAGCGCCTGCTCGATGGCGACCCCGACCTCCAGCGCTCGGTGCAACTCCGCAACAGCACAATCGTGCCCCTTGGCTTCCTGCAAGTCTCCCTGCTGAAGCGCTTGCGCCAGCACAAGACCAGCGCCGCCTCTGGCGTAATCCGTTCGCGCTATAGCCGGGGCGAACTGCTGCGCGGCGCACTGCTCACCATCAACGGCATCGCCGCCGGAATGCGAAACACAGGCTGA
- a CDS encoding P-loop NTPase family protein translates to MVSQVETSVSDFTRPLSHTVEGLVQVFTCPHRSFFTSVMAQALRIAGQGTPVLVVQFLKGGIGQGQAHPVRLGQHLDWLRCDLPRCIDTPQLEDGEAEALQELWQHTQDVVRSGKYALVVLDELSLAIKFGLIPESEVLELLKNRPRQVDLILTGPEMPESILDRADQITELRRSHRP, encoded by the coding sequence ATGGTTTCTCAAGTTGAGACCTCGGTTTCAGATTTCACCCGCCCCCTCTCTCATACGGTGGAAGGGTTGGTGCAGGTGTTTACCTGTCCCCACCGCAGCTTTTTTACCAGCGTGATGGCGCAGGCGCTCCGCATTGCAGGGCAGGGAACGCCTGTTCTAGTGGTACAGTTTCTCAAAGGCGGCATTGGGCAGGGGCAGGCACACCCAGTGCGACTGGGACAGCACCTCGACTGGCTGCGCTGCGATCTGCCCCGCTGCATCGATACACCCCAACTTGAGGATGGCGAAGCGGAAGCATTGCAGGAATTGTGGCAGCATACCCAGGACGTGGTGCGGTCGGGCAAGTATGCGCTGGTGGTGCTGGATGAACTCAGTCTGGCAATTAAGTTTGGGCTGATTCCAGAATCCGAGGTGCTGGAACTTCTGAAAAATCGACCCCGCCAGGTGGACTTGATCCTGACGGGGCCAGAGATGCCGGAGTCAATTCTGGATCGGGCGGATCAGATTACAGAACTGCGCCGCAGCCATCGCCCGTAG
- a CDS encoding slr1659 superfamily regulator, translated as MSLGSTADYTPIVELLESAIALVPPESGSPPTLRLDLRNLEFLNSSGINMLSRFVIMMRQKPQIALVILGSEEIIWQGQSLKNLQRLMPTMQVEWA; from the coding sequence CTGAGCCTGGGCAGCACCGCAGACTATACGCCGATTGTAGAACTGCTGGAGTCGGCGATCGCCTTAGTTCCGCCTGAGTCTGGATCTCCGCCCACGCTGCGGCTGGACTTACGAAACCTGGAGTTTCTAAATAGCTCTGGCATCAATATGCTGTCTCGGTTTGTCATCATGATGCGGCAGAAGCCTCAGATCGCGCTGGTGATCCTGGGCAGCGAAGAAATTATCTGGCAGGGGCAATCGCTCAAAAACCTACAGCGCCTAATGCCGACCATGCAAGTGGAGTGGGCTTAG